AGGGTCCATTGCAAATGAAACAATATCATATAGAGTGAGTATGTCTGAAGGCTTGCCGTGTGATTCCAGCGCGACTACATCGAAGTATCCTGTTTTAATGAGCATGTAGGCCGTTGCCAACCCTATGATGCTGTCGCCTGAAACCGTAAACAAATGCCGCAGTACAGCGCCCATCTGATCTGGAACGAATTCGTCGAATATACTGAAGCCTTCCCAGTAGTCTTCAGCAACTGAAATGAAGGCGTCGATGTCTTTACGAGGACTAATGTTTCCAGCATCTTGATAAGCTCTTGTTGCAGCTTCGAACATCATTTCTTTGTAAGAAATGTCTGGCATAACCGACTTGAAACCTGTGCACCCGATACCAACAATAGCAACTTCTCCCAAATTTTCACCTCATTTTTAATGAAAGGAATAGTTTAATGGTAAGTCAATAAGTATAAGTTTTTTGCAGACATGTATGAGGCAGAAAAACTAGGAGAAAGATCCATGCACTTAGAAGAAATGAAGAAGAAAATAGAGGAACTAGTTTTGGAAAAAGGCTTCTACAACAAGCCTGAAGATATTCCAAAGAAGCTGCTTTTTGCTTTCGTAGAATTAGGTGAAGCAAGCGATGCTTGGAAAAAGGGTAAAAGCGAAGAGGAAATCGCTGAAGAACTAGCTGACGTAATATTCTACGTCCTAGACGCGAGTAGACTAGCTTGCCCCACGATTAATATGGACGAAATGTTCCTCAAAAAGCTAGAGAAAAACAAAAGAAGAACATATCAATACGGCGAAGGACATCGACTGAAATGCAAGTAGCGGATGCAGACAGAATGTTCAACTGTTCCCTAAACTAAGTGAAAGTATAGTTCAATCACGGAAAAACGCGCGCAAATGATTTAACTGGATAAGTTATTGAATCTAACGGTGGCAACGTGTATATTTGGTTTTTCATCTGCGTATTAGGTGCGATTGCAATAGTACCACTTCATTTTTTGTCAGTTGAGCACTTAAAACTTGAAAAGAGATACGGAAAGGAGAAAGGAACCGGAATCGGAGAGATTCTTGGTCTAATTTCAGGATGGGGCTTTTTCCTTTTCTGGATAGGAATCTGGGTTTCGCCTCAACCTAGATTTGTTGTACCGATTCTTCAGAATCTGTTAATCACGGTACCACTATTCAATTCCCTTATTCCTTCTATTCACCTGATAGTTTGCATGATTTTCCTCTTGCCAGGCGCTTGGCTAGCAATCAATGGTGTAAAGGAGATAACCCTGAAAGCAGCAGAAATTCATCGAACAGAGAAACTTGTCACTGAAGGCGTCTATTCCGTTGTTAGACATCCACAATATCTTGGCGGGCTGCTAGCACATGTAGGAATTTCATTTCTATTATCTTCATTATATTCTCAGCTCTCTACTCCCTTGATGATTGTGCTTATTTATGTCATCTCATGGAAAGAGGAGAAAGAGCTGATCAGAGAATTTGGCGAAGAATATGAAGCGTATAAGAAAAAGGTGCCAATGATAATACCAAGATTAAGAGGATGAACTTTCCCACCAGTATTTACGCGCGTGAGGATTGCACAGGCACGTAACGATTAAATGCATCAACTTAAGGTCAAAAGGCCGTCCAAAACATTATGGGAGAAAAGGCGATATGTCATCAACTTAATAAAGATTTGAGGTCCTGAAGAAATCACTCCATATTTATATATGTAAATATAACAATATTAATCATGAAACAGGAAATTAAGTTGCTAAAGTCTCTAGCAGATGAAACAAGAATAAAAATAATTCAGTGCTTGTTGGATGAAGAAAAATGTGCATGTTCAATTGTGCCGAGCGTTAATAGAGCCCAACCTACTGTTTCTCACCATCTCAGAATTTTGGAAGAAGCGGGAGTACTAGAATCGAGAAGGGTTGGTATCAATATCTGGTATAAAATAAAGAGTAAAGAAACAAAAGAGATCATGAAAATTCTGAATATCAGAAAAATCAAAACTAAGGCGAAATGTTAGTATGGAAAAAACTCTTGGAACCTTTGAAAAATATCTTTACATTTGGATAGCTGTATGTATGATTGTAGGTTTAGTTTTGTCACAAGTGTTCCCAGCACTCAGTATTGCAATCAATAATTGGCAAATATATGGAATCTCAATCCCTATCGGTATATGTTTGTTTTTAATGATGTATCCCGCTCTTCTGAATTTGCAAATGTCAGAATTGAAGAAATTATCTAAGAATCCTAAACCAGTTATTTTAACTATTTTTTCGAATTGGATTGTTGCCCCGATTGTCACAGTAGTTTTGGCTTACATATTTCTACAAGGACATGATCAACTTATTGTTTCCCTTATTTTGTTGGGATCTAGTCCTTGTACAGCAATGGTTTTAGTCTGGGGTTCTTTAGCTAGGGGAAATCAAGAGCAGAATATGATCAATACAACGCTAAATACGTTAACAATCATGTTCCTATATGCCCCTGTTGTCTCTTTATTGACTGGAATTCAAGACATTCCAATCGATAGAATTGCACTCTTGATTACAGTATTTGTTTTCATAGGAACCCCGTTAATACTTGGATATATCTCAAAAGAATACATTACTAAGAAAAGGGGGAAGAAATGGTTCCTTAATGTTTATAGACCAAGAGTTGGAAAAATAGCAATACTTGCATTATTGACGACCCTAGTCGTTCTATTTTCTCTGAATGGGGATGTACTGGTAAAACATCCAGAGGAAATGATTTTAGTTTCAATTCCTTTGTTGGTAGGTTTCTCCATCGTGGTTGGATATAACTTGATTGTTACGAAAATGGCGGGTCTCAAATATAGAGAGGGAATAATAACCGTAATTATAGGTTCATCTAGCCATTTTGAAATTGCAATTGCATCGGCAATCGGTCTATATGGGTTGGGTTCTCTAGCTGCCTTAGGAACTACTATGGGATTGTTTTGGGAAGTCCCCATCATGCTTGGTCTTGTTTACCTAGGCAAAAAATTAAACGAGAGGGGATTTTGGGTAAAAGAATAATCGACTTGACTTTTTGCGCGTGCCCTGAACTGCACTTTGACTATTCGCACTCACATAATTGATGCTTGGGAATAGAAGTCTATTCTATCAGATTTTCTGTGCCTCTTCAGAGAAGTATTGTAAGAGGAGATGGAAGATTTAGGAAAGAAATCTATCAAGAAA
This genomic stretch from Candidatus Bathyarchaeota archaeon harbors:
- the arsB gene encoding ACR3 family arsenite efflux transporter; this translates as MEKTLGTFEKYLYIWIAVCMIVGLVLSQVFPALSIAINNWQIYGISIPIGICLFLMMYPALLNLQMSELKKLSKNPKPVILTIFSNWIVAPIVTVVLAYIFLQGHDQLIVSLILLGSSPCTAMVLVWGSLARGNQEQNMINTTLNTLTIMFLYAPVVSLLTGIQDIPIDRIALLITVFVFIGTPLILGYISKEYITKKRGKKWFLNVYRPRVGKIAILALLTTLVVLFSLNGDVLVKHPEEMILVSIPLLVGFSIVVGYNLIVTKMAGLKYREGIITVIIGSSSHFEIAIASAIGLYGLGSLAALGTTMGLFWEVPIMLGLVYLGKKLNERGFWVKE
- a CDS encoding isoprenylcysteine carboxylmethyltransferase family protein, whose protein sequence is MYIWFFICVLGAIAIVPLHFLSVEHLKLEKRYGKEKGTGIGEILGLISGWGFFLFWIGIWVSPQPRFVVPILQNLLITVPLFNSLIPSIHLIVCMIFLLPGAWLAINGVKEITLKAAEIHRTEKLVTEGVYSVVRHPQYLGGLLAHVGISFLLSSLYSQLSTPLMIVLIYVISWKEEKELIREFGEEYEAYKKKVPMIIPRLRG